A genome region from Bacteroides stercoris ATCC 43183 includes the following:
- a CDS encoding MraY family glycosyltransferase, which translates to MNFIFIILTFLISAVIARILIPRILLISLRKKLFDIPDDRKIHKRAIPRLGGVSFFPTTLFAFCLVYAFRLLDGNSISTLYASYLLPELLLFACGMTLLYLTGIADDLVGVRYRQKFAIQIFCACLFPLSGLWINDLYGLFGIHELSAYVGIPFTVLTVVFITNAINLIDGIDGLASGLSSVALLVFTFLFISKGLWSYAMLSAGTFGVLVPFFYYNVFGSVERARKIFMGDTGSLTLGYTLSFLAIKYSQHNTDIMPYTEGAFLIAFSTLIIPAFDVVRVVLVRIREGHSPFEPDKNHIHHKLLAIGLSPRRAMLSLLSMSCAFSAANILLVPYINNTVLLIADIVIWVGLNLWWDYLRDRKR; encoded by the coding sequence GTGAACTTCATTTTTATTATTCTTACCTTTCTGATATCGGCAGTTATTGCCCGTATTCTGATACCGCGTATCCTATTGATATCCCTGCGCAAAAAACTTTTTGACATACCGGATGACCGTAAGATACATAAGAGAGCTATCCCGCGGTTGGGGGGCGTATCATTTTTCCCCACCACCCTGTTTGCTTTCTGCCTTGTCTATGCTTTCCGCCTGCTGGACGGTAACAGCATTTCCACGCTCTATGCCAGCTATCTGCTTCCGGAACTTTTGCTGTTTGCCTGCGGCATGACGCTGCTCTACCTGACGGGCATTGCCGACGACCTTGTCGGTGTGCGCTACCGCCAGAAGTTTGCCATCCAAATCTTCTGTGCCTGCCTTTTCCCCTTGTCGGGACTTTGGATAAACGATTTGTACGGCCTGTTCGGCATACACGAGCTTTCGGCTTATGTCGGCATACCTTTCACTGTGCTTACGGTGGTCTTCATCACCAACGCCATCAACCTGATAGACGGCATCGACGGTCTTGCCTCAGGCTTGAGCAGTGTGGCATTGCTGGTTTTCACCTTCCTGTTCATCAGCAAGGGCCTGTGGAGCTATGCCATGCTTTCGGCCGGTACTTTCGGCGTGCTTGTGCCGTTCTTCTATTACAACGTGTTCGGCAGTGTGGAGCGTGCCCGCAAGATTTTCATGGGCGATACGGGAAGCCTTACCTTGGGCTATACCCTCAGTTTCCTTGCCATAAAGTACAGCCAGCACAACACGGATATCATGCCTTACACCGAAGGCGCCTTTCTCATAGCTTTCAGCACCCTGATTATTCCGGCGTTCGATGTGGTGCGTGTCGTCCTGGTCCGCATCCGCGAGGGACACAGCCCTTTCGAGCCGGACAAGAACCATATCCATCATAAACTGCTGGCGATAGGGCTGTCGCCGCGAAGGGCGATGCTGAGTCTGCTCTCCATGTCCTGCGCTTTCAGTGCGGCCAATATCCTGTTGGTTCCTTATATAAACAATACGGTGCTGCTGATTGCCGATATTGTGATTTGGGTAGGATTGAATCTGTGGTGGGATTATTTGAGAGATAGGAAACGATAG
- a CDS encoding UpxZ family transcription anti-terminator antagonist: protein MNEHVSSLYVRAHELLNLGMDGSPIYSDHFARLNREVYEQALDLYNTLEGNTPEEEAELCLSILVALNATFYDNGRKQQYIQRLLDRCLNVLDKLPDSLLKVRLLTCCYGEVYEEKLAAEAHSIINTWDMASLTPEQKEIIGELKNMEENQYPFEIID from the coding sequence ATGAACGAACACGTTTCATCTTTGTACGTCCGTGCCCATGAACTCTTGAATCTGGGCATGGACGGCAGTCCCATTTACAGCGATCACTTTGCCCGTCTGAATCGCGAAGTTTACGAGCAAGCGCTTGATTTGTACAACACCTTGGAAGGCAACACGCCGGAAGAGGAAGCCGAACTTTGCCTCTCCATTCTCGTAGCCCTGAATGCCACATTCTACGACAATGGCCGCAAGCAGCAGTATATCCAGCGCCTGCTCGACCGTTGCCTGAATGTTCTCGACAAGCTTCCGGATTCGCTTCTGAAAGTGCGTCTTCTAACCTGCTGCTACGGCGAGGTATACGAAGAAAAACTTGCCGCTGAGGCCCACTCCATTATCAATACCTGGGATATGGCTTCTTTGACGCCGGAGCAGAAGGAAATCATCGGCGAGTTGAAGAATATGGAAGAGAATCAATACCCTTTCGAGATTATAGATTGA
- a CDS encoding UpxY family transcription antiterminator: MPGPSDNNQAELQHAPVCQSHKDCQLHWYAVRVTYSRELSLKDYLDKENIENFIPMRYEYVIRNERRVRKLVPAIHNLVFLRSTRSRIDEIKNNPVLNIPVRYIMNRETHQPVIIPDAQMRSFILVAGTYDEAVIYVEPEELKLVKGTKVRITGGVFEGAVGEFVRLRHDRRVVVNIEGVMAVATTFIHSSLIEPIGVI, encoded by the coding sequence ATGCCCGGTCCGTCAGACAATAATCAAGCAGAATTGCAGCACGCCCCTGTGTGTCAGTCCCACAAGGATTGCCAGTTGCACTGGTATGCCGTCCGCGTAACATACAGCCGCGAATTGTCCTTGAAGGACTATCTCGACAAGGAAAATATAGAGAATTTCATCCCCATGCGCTACGAGTATGTCATAAGGAACGAACGCCGCGTCCGCAAGCTCGTTCCCGCCATACACAACCTGGTATTTCTCCGTTCCACCCGTTCCCGTATCGATGAAATCAAAAACAATCCGGTTCTGAACATACCGGTACGCTATATCATGAACCGTGAGACCCATCAGCCGGTTATTATTCCGGATGCGCAGATGCGCAGCTTCATACTGGTTGCAGGCACGTACGACGAGGCCGTCATCTACGTGGAGCCGGAAGAACTGAAACTGGTGAAAGGAACCAAAGTACGCATCACGGGCGGAGTTTTCGAAGGAGCCGTGGGCGAGTTTGTCCGTCTGCGCCACGACCGCCGTGTGGTGGTAAACATAGAAGGCGTCATGGCAGTAGCCACTACATTTATTCACTCTTCGCTTATAGAACCGATAGGTGTAATCTGA
- the lipB gene encoding lipoyl(octanoyl) transferase LipB translates to MKLEISDWKTVPYAEAWDRQTACFDALVHAKQAGEEYVNRIVLCEHPHVYTLGRSGKETNMLLGEEQLRAIGASLYHIDRGGDITYHGPGQLVCYPILNLEEFSLGLKEYVHLLEEAVIRVCASYGITAGRVEKATGVWLDGDSPRARKICAIGVRSSHYVTMHGLALNVNTDLRYFSYIHPCGFIDKGVTSLQKELGREVPADEVKQRLCLELKGMLEGRR, encoded by the coding sequence ATGAAACTGGAAATATCTGATTGGAAAACCGTTCCCTACGCCGAGGCGTGGGACAGGCAGACGGCGTGTTTCGATGCGCTTGTGCATGCCAAGCAGGCAGGAGAGGAGTATGTGAACCGTATCGTACTCTGCGAACATCCGCATGTATATACATTGGGACGCAGCGGTAAGGAAACCAATATGCTGCTGGGCGAAGAGCAGTTGCGTGCCATAGGCGCTTCGCTCTATCACATAGACCGGGGCGGCGACATCACTTATCACGGGCCGGGGCAGCTTGTGTGCTATCCTATCCTGAACCTGGAGGAGTTCTCTCTGGGCTTGAAAGAATATGTGCATCTGCTGGAAGAAGCCGTAATCCGCGTATGCGCTTCCTACGGGATAACCGCCGGGCGTGTGGAGAAAGCCACCGGCGTATGGCTGGACGGAGATTCGCCGCGTGCCCGTAAAATCTGCGCTATCGGTGTGCGCAGCAGCCATTATGTTACGATGCATGGCCTGGCGCTCAATGTCAATACGGATTTACGCTATTTCAGCTATATCCATCCTTGCGGGTTCATAGACAAAGGGGTGACTTCACTTCAAAAGGAGCTGGGACGGGAAGTGCCGGCAGACGAAGTGAAACAGCGGCTTTGCCTTGAACTGAAAGGCATGCTTGAAGGCAGGCGGTAA
- a CDS encoding glycerate kinase has product MKKIVVAPDSFKGSLTSAEVADAVERGIKDVFPQCNVVKAGVADGGEGTVEAIVKAVGGAMYTASVTDPLGRPVKAAYGIVRSGGVKTAVMEMSAASGLPLLLPDELNPWITSTYGTGEMISDALNRGCRKFLVGIGGSATNDAGTGMLSALGVRFLDSRGQRLKGCGRDLESIVRIDMSSLMPAARESEFIVACDVNTPFCGPDGAARVFAPQKGADPQTAEALDRGMRSFARVIAGQFQTDIVPLSGAGAAGGLGGAFKAFLNARLTAGIEMVLDAIAFDSLLEGADLVITGEGRIDAQTAAGKTAAGVLRHAARKGIPVIAIGGSVAMCRELKEMGFIGIYSIINAPVSLEQAMRQDWATARIRCTVEQILTTMKHCAGTLLFQKGGD; this is encoded by the coding sequence ATGAAGAAAATCGTTGTAGCACCGGACTCGTTCAAAGGCTCCCTGACTTCGGCCGAAGTGGCCGATGCCGTGGAAAGAGGAATCAAGGATGTTTTCCCGCAGTGCAATGTCGTCAAAGCCGGTGTGGCGGACGGGGGCGAGGGAACCGTAGAGGCCATTGTCAAAGCGGTGGGAGGAGCTATGTACACAGCCTCCGTTACAGACCCCTTGGGCAGACCGGTAAAGGCAGCCTACGGCATTGTAAGGTCAGGCGGCGTGAAAACCGCCGTTATGGAAATGTCTGCCGCCAGCGGACTGCCGCTCCTGCTTCCCGACGAACTGAACCCGTGGATTACTTCTACGTACGGAACCGGCGAGATGATTTCTGACGCGCTGAACAGAGGATGCCGCAAATTCCTGGTCGGAATAGGCGGCAGCGCCACCAACGATGCGGGCACAGGCATGCTCTCCGCATTGGGAGTGAGATTTCTCGACAGCCGCGGACAAAGGCTGAAAGGCTGCGGCAGGGATTTGGAATCCATTGTCCGGATAGACATGTCGTCTCTGATGCCCGCAGCACGGGAGTCCGAATTTATCGTGGCTTGCGATGTCAACACCCCCTTTTGCGGACCGGACGGAGCTGCCCGTGTCTTTGCTCCCCAGAAAGGAGCGGACCCTCAAACCGCGGAAGCCCTGGACCGCGGCATGCGTTCCTTCGCCCGGGTGATAGCCGGACAGTTCCAGACCGACATAGTCCCCCTGAGCGGAGCCGGTGCAGCCGGCGGATTAGGCGGCGCCTTCAAAGCCTTTTTAAATGCCAGGCTGACCGCAGGGATTGAAATGGTGCTCGACGCCATTGCATTCGACTCGCTTCTCGAAGGAGCGGACCTCGTCATCACGGGCGAGGGACGGATAGACGCCCAGACAGCAGCGGGAAAGACAGCAGCAGGAGTGCTGAGGCATGCCGCACGGAAAGGAATCCCCGTCATCGCCATAGGCGGGTCTGTAGCGATGTGCCGGGAGCTTAAAGAGATGGGATTTATCGGCATATATTCCATCATAAACGCTCCGGTGAGCCTTGAACAAGCCATGCGCCAGGATTGGGCCACAGCCCGCATCCGATGCACGGTAGAGCAAATCCTGACCACCATGAAACATTGCGCCGGGACATTGTTGTTTCAAAAAGGCGGAGATTGA
- a CDS encoding helix-turn-helix domain-containing protein, whose protein sequence is MEFPHVDLPVDLIAWTDVTEDILNIYKQSCRLKACIFALCTEGSITVSINLIDTEIKQGDFIILLPGTIIQFHGQKEKVRICFAGFSEHCLNGVNIIQSTMSSYSKIIEAPVIPLNETLASYFRDYFALLARISTGPYMPKTRMAQNVLDTLLYGVNELYSNRPDSQNRIKSRKEEICREFIQLVIENYTTERRAQFYAAKLGISLQHLSTTIKQVTGKNVLDLIAHVVIIDIKAKLKSTDMTIQEIAYSLNFPSASFFGKYFKRHLGMSPLEYRNS, encoded by the coding sequence ATGGAATTTCCACACGTCGACCTCCCTGTAGACCTGATTGCATGGACAGATGTCACGGAAGACATCCTGAACATCTACAAGCAATCGTGCCGGCTGAAGGCATGTATCTTCGCCTTGTGCACCGAAGGTTCCATCACGGTATCCATCAATCTTATAGATACCGAAATCAAGCAAGGCGACTTCATCATACTGCTTCCGGGCACCATCATCCAGTTTCACGGGCAGAAGGAGAAAGTGCGCATCTGCTTTGCCGGATTTTCCGAACATTGCCTCAACGGAGTCAACATCATCCAGTCCACCATGAGCTCGTACTCCAAGATTATAGAAGCTCCCGTGATACCGCTCAACGAAACCCTCGCTTCCTATTTCCGGGATTACTTCGCATTGCTTGCCCGCATATCCACAGGGCCGTACATGCCCAAGACGCGAATGGCGCAGAACGTGCTGGACACCCTGCTTTATGGTGTCAACGAGCTATACAGCAACCGTCCCGACTCCCAAAACAGGATTAAAAGCCGGAAAGAGGAAATCTGCCGTGAGTTCATACAACTGGTCATCGAGAACTACACCACCGAACGCCGCGCGCAGTTCTATGCCGCGAAGCTGGGCATATCGCTGCAACACCTCAGCACCACCATCAAGCAGGTGACCGGGAAGAATGTGCTGGACCTCATTGCGCATGTCGTCATCATCGACATAAAAGCCAAGCTGAAATCCACGGACATGACCATCCAGGAGATAGCCTATTCGCTGAACTTCCCCAGCGCCTCGTTCTTCGGCAAGTATTTCAAGCGGCACTTGGGAATGAGCCCGCTGGAATACAGAAACAGCTAA
- a CDS encoding HAD-IC family P-type ATPase, giving the protein MNNILKNVCSAQKLHGAEHAGSMEQREMEERNSRYRCLKMKAAAAWALAVLLSLLSVFGGEVPYVNEIQMSLAALVLLFPGNAFYAAARKQLCAGRIGLDTLIAFGASVAFLFSLFNTFFPDYWIRVGLHPYVYYEVAVLVVAVGLTGKVFRFLPEERHGADRIARIFFPVLAGTAVAVFFIWIFWGGMTAVPHAFYAVISVFIVACPCALGLVAPLALTRGIGRAADMHIRIKDSLALERLDKADVVVFDKTGTLTEGQPTVTAWLWAQYQEEDFKRILLATEMNSPDPLAAAITAALREERITPAPLDGCGVLKGKGVKSLCNGTEYWVGSHKLLKDYRAYLSDVLGDMLVEYESEGNSIVYFGREDELLAIIAVKDRLKATASGVVKELRGQGLDICMLTGDGERTASAIAGKLGIIRYMSDAQPEDKEAFIRELRLQGKKVVMVGDGVNDAQALAAADVSIAAGASAGDGLADKAMIVMKSADLQSLPRLFGLSRHTLRLMRRNFFRTTAFHLAGVLVAAGILYPVYGILLTPMLAVTVIALSCIMPVKG; this is encoded by the coding sequence ATGAACAATATATTGAAGAACGTATGTTCTGCGCAGAAACTGCACGGCGCGGAACATGCCGGTAGTATGGAACAACGTGAGATGGAAGAACGGAACAGCCGGTACCGCTGCCTGAAGATGAAGGCCGCCGCCGCGTGGGCGCTTGCCGTATTGCTGTCGCTGCTTTCCGTCTTCGGCGGTGAGGTGCCCTATGTCAACGAAATACAGATGTCGCTGGCTGCCCTTGTGCTGCTGTTTCCGGGAAACGCTTTCTATGCGGCCGCCCGGAAGCAGCTTTGTGCGGGGCGCATCGGGCTGGATACGCTGATTGCCTTCGGCGCTTCCGTTGCTTTCCTTTTCAGTCTGTTCAACACGTTCTTTCCGGACTATTGGATCAGGGTGGGGCTTCACCCGTATGTCTACTACGAAGTGGCGGTGCTGGTTGTAGCGGTGGGGCTCACCGGCAAGGTGTTCCGCTTCCTGCCCGAAGAGCGGCACGGTGCAGACCGCATAGCCCGGATTTTCTTTCCCGTCCTGGCGGGAACGGCGGTTGCCGTGTTTTTTATCTGGATATTCTGGGGCGGCATGACCGCTGTGCCGCATGCGTTCTATGCGGTCATTTCCGTTTTTATCGTCGCCTGCCCGTGTGCGCTGGGGCTGGTCGCTCCGCTTGCCCTGACGCGCGGCATAGGCAGGGCTGCCGATATGCACATCCGGATAAAGGACTCCCTGGCGCTGGAGCGGCTGGACAAGGCCGATGTAGTGGTCTTTGACAAGACCGGCACGCTGACCGAGGGGCAGCCTACGGTCACCGCCTGGCTGTGGGCGCAGTATCAGGAAGAGGATTTCAAGCGGATATTGCTGGCTACGGAAATGAACTCGCCCGACCCGCTGGCAGCAGCCATTACCGCCGCCCTGCGCGAAGAACGCATAACTCCCGCACCGCTGGACGGCTGCGGGGTGCTGAAAGGCAAGGGGGTGAAATCCCTCTGCAACGGTACGGAATATTGGGTGGGCAGCCATAAGCTGCTGAAAGATTATCGGGCTTATCTTTCCGATGTGCTGGGAGATATGCTGGTGGAGTATGAATCGGAGGGAAACAGCATCGTTTACTTCGGGCGTGAGGATGAGCTGCTTGCCATAATAGCCGTCAAGGACAGACTGAAAGCGACCGCTTCCGGGGTAGTCAAAGAGCTTAGGGGGCAGGGGCTGGACATCTGTATGCTGACGGGCGACGGTGAGCGTACCGCTTCGGCCATAGCGGGGAAGCTGGGCATCATCCGTTACATGTCCGACGCCCAGCCGGAGGATAAGGAGGCCTTTATCCGCGAACTCCGCTTGCAGGGGAAGAAGGTGGTTATGGTGGGCGACGGCGTCAACGACGCACAGGCGCTGGCTGCCGCCGATGTAAGTATTGCCGCGGGTGCAAGTGCCGGTGATGGGCTGGCAGACAAGGCTATGATAGTGATGAAATCCGCCGATTTGCAGTCGCTCCCCCGGCTCTTCGGCCTGTCCCGCCATACGCTCCGGCTGATGCGCCGTAACTTTTTCCGGACAACGGCCTTTCATCTGGCAGGCGTGCTGGTAGCTGCGGGCATTCTCTATCCGGTGTACGGAATACTGTTGACGCCCATGCTGGCTGTAACGGTCATAGCGCTCTCCTGCATCATGCCGGTGAAGGGGTAG
- a CDS encoding DUF3298 and DUF4163 domain-containing protein, translating to MKKQTVSLLVLLLAASGFFFSCGNTMNKNAGALEFDSIQVNETAHLFGDTAKPACNLIINLAYASQSSDEKMKDSLNTYFLSACFGEKYMGMTPEEAVKKYTEKYVGDYRKDLEPMYRKDEQDKENAGEIGAWYSYYKGIESHVQLYTGHLLVYRIDYNEYTGGAHGIYMSTFLNLDLRTLAPIRLDDLFAGDYKEQLTDLLWNQLMADNKVATRQELEDMGYVTTGDLTPTENFYLGKDGITFYYNVYDIAPYVMGPVKITLPYEMMQHLLSDETMALNDVRNP from the coding sequence ATGAAAAAACAAACTGTCAGCCTACTTGTCCTTCTGCTTGCGGCAAGCGGCTTTTTCTTTTCCTGTGGTAACACCATGAACAAAAACGCCGGAGCGCTGGAGTTCGACAGCATACAAGTGAACGAAACCGCCCATCTCTTCGGTGATACCGCCAAGCCGGCATGCAACCTCATCATTAACCTTGCGTATGCTTCCCAATCTTCGGACGAGAAGATGAAGGACAGCCTGAACACCTATTTCCTCTCCGCCTGCTTCGGCGAGAAGTACATGGGCATGACTCCCGAAGAAGCCGTAAAGAAGTACACCGAAAAGTACGTGGGCGACTACCGCAAAGACCTGGAACCGATGTACCGCAAAGACGAGCAGGACAAGGAGAATGCCGGAGAGATAGGGGCATGGTACTCCTACTATAAAGGCATCGAAAGCCATGTGCAACTGTACACCGGACATCTGCTCGTTTACCGCATCGACTACAACGAATACACCGGCGGCGCACACGGCATCTATATGTCCACTTTCCTCAACCTCGACCTGCGCACACTCGCTCCCATCCGCCTGGACGACCTGTTTGCCGGCGACTACAAGGAGCAGCTCACCGACCTCCTTTGGAACCAGCTTATGGCGGACAACAAAGTAGCCACCCGCCAGGAACTGGAAGATATGGGATACGTCACCACCGGCGACCTCACGCCTACCGAGAACTTCTACCTGGGCAAGGACGGCATCACATTCTATTACAATGTCTACGACATCGCCCCCTACGTAATGGGCCCCGTAAAGATAACACTACCGTACGAAATGATGCAGCACCTGCTGAGCGACGAAACAATGGCGCTGAACGACGTGCGCAACCCATAA
- the rsmG gene encoding 16S rRNA (guanine(527)-N(7))-methyltransferase RsmG, whose amino-acid sequence MELILKYFPDLTEEQKRQFAALYDLYTDWNSKINVISRKDIENLYEHHVLHSLGIAKVIRFKPGTKVMDLGTGGGFPGIPLAILFPEVQFHLVDSIGKKVRVATEIAGSIGLKNVTTRHARAEEEKQLFDFVVSRAVMPLTDLLKIIRKNISPKQQNALPNGLICLKGGELERETMPVKNKTTMWNLKEFFGEEFFETKKVVYVAN is encoded by the coding sequence ATGGAACTTATCCTGAAATACTTTCCCGACCTGACAGAGGAGCAGAAAAGGCAGTTCGCCGCCCTCTACGACCTCTATACGGACTGGAACTCCAAAATAAACGTCATCTCGCGTAAAGACATTGAAAACCTGTACGAGCACCACGTGCTCCACTCCCTGGGCATAGCCAAGGTAATCCGCTTCAAGCCGGGTACGAAAGTCATGGACTTAGGCACGGGAGGCGGCTTTCCGGGCATCCCGCTGGCGATACTCTTTCCCGAAGTGCAGTTTCACCTGGTGGACAGCATCGGCAAGAAAGTGCGCGTGGCCACCGAGATAGCCGGCAGCATCGGACTGAAAAACGTAACCACCCGCCATGCACGCGCCGAAGAGGAAAAGCAACTGTTCGACTTCGTGGTGAGCCGTGCCGTAATGCCCCTTACCGACTTGCTGAAAATAATCCGCAAGAACATCTCGCCCAAACAGCAGAACGCACTGCCCAACGGACTCATCTGCCTCAAAGGCGGAGAGCTGGAGAGAGAGACGATGCCCGTGAAGAACAAAACCACGATGTGGAACCTCAAGGAATTCTTCGGGGAAGAGTTCTTCGAGACCAAAAAGGTGGTGTACGTGGCAAACTGA